One Massilia sp. 9096 genomic window carries:
- a CDS encoding glycosyltransferase family 4 protein — protein sequence MTSPYLRDTAHGTLLDLLMAAPDGDKPAHSAGCSSAGRAIALLPPAGPGIVPAGAGPAPSRALLRSLGAPLMLAARLVMRRPPVRRMALRLLKHSPRLYARAYRMMMASGGAAPAPGARADTDRNDGLSPRARAILRILQAPAPRAPGARARLAFVSPLPPARTGIAVYAVELLAELIDDFDIELVVAQPEVTLPPALSHLTVRQADWFAEHGGEYDQVLYQIGNSPFHSHMFALLERHPGVAVLHDFFLGGALVHAQMSGADPRAWSDALRHSHGYAAVLASQMGGSQGLAHKDWPSSLPVLEHATRTIVHSRYARQLAADWFGQDAARGIDVIPHPRTPPARIDRAAARAALGIDDDCFLVCSFGFVAPNKLNHELLRAWIGANLHTDRRCALVLAGANHDSPYGMEVEALIRSAGPDANIRIAGWLDDAAYRQYLQAADVGVQLRTNAHGESSGAVLDCMNYGLPTIVNANGSMAEFPPDAVWRLPDEFQVGELGSALQALRRDPALRRAFGERAVAYLDAGMRPAQCARLYRDTLARARAAADAQRQAWLSAQAAAGPADEDALRRLAQRLAQASARPGRRQLLVDVSDWNDGGTPDALARAQLLELLGQASQAGVRVEQVYLDGIGESARYRYARNATARLLGLRWPPQDEPPVDAVAGDVLYAADALSPALRAAAQAGVLAALRARGIAIHVLLRADALAGEDVAARLRSVADCADQLICASASQAQEVVRLLSQSDAAAAIPRQLAGI from the coding sequence CCGCGGGCGCCGGTCCGGCGCCCAGCCGCGCCCTGCTGCGAAGCCTGGGTGCGCCGCTGATGCTGGCGGCCCGCCTGGTGATGCGCCGTCCGCCGGTGCGCCGGATGGCGCTGCGCCTCCTGAAGCACTCGCCGCGCCTGTATGCACGCGCCTACCGGATGATGATGGCCTCCGGCGGCGCCGCGCCGGCGCCGGGCGCGCGTGCCGACACCGACCGGAACGATGGGTTGTCGCCGCGCGCGCGCGCCATACTGCGCATCTTGCAGGCGCCGGCGCCCCGGGCGCCCGGGGCGCGCGCGCGCCTGGCCTTCGTCTCGCCCTTGCCGCCGGCCCGCACCGGTATCGCCGTCTACGCGGTCGAGCTGCTGGCCGAACTGATCGACGATTTCGACATCGAGCTGGTGGTGGCCCAGCCCGAGGTGACGCTGCCGCCCGCCCTTTCCCACTTGACGGTGCGCCAGGCCGACTGGTTTGCCGAGCACGGCGGCGAGTACGACCAGGTGCTCTACCAGATTGGCAACAGCCCCTTCCACAGCCATATGTTCGCGCTGCTGGAACGCCATCCCGGGGTGGCGGTGCTGCACGACTTCTTTCTCGGCGGCGCGCTCGTGCATGCCCAGATGAGCGGCGCCGATCCGCGCGCATGGAGCGATGCGCTGCGCCATTCGCACGGGTACGCAGCCGTGCTGGCCAGCCAGATGGGCGGGAGCCAGGGCCTCGCGCACAAGGATTGGCCCAGCAGCCTGCCGGTACTCGAACACGCCACCCGGACCATCGTCCATTCGCGCTACGCGCGCCAGCTGGCGGCCGACTGGTTCGGCCAGGACGCCGCGCGCGGCATCGACGTCATCCCGCATCCGCGCACGCCGCCCGCCCGCATCGACCGCGCCGCCGCGCGCGCGGCGCTCGGCATCGACGACGATTGCTTCCTGGTCTGCAGCTTCGGCTTCGTCGCACCCAACAAGCTCAATCACGAACTGCTGCGCGCATGGATCGGCGCGAACCTGCATACCGACCGCCGCTGCGCCCTGGTGCTGGCCGGCGCCAATCACGACAGCCCGTACGGCATGGAAGTCGAGGCGCTGATCCGCAGCGCCGGCCCGGACGCCAACATCCGCATCGCCGGCTGGCTCGACGACGCGGCGTACCGCCAGTATCTGCAGGCAGCCGACGTGGGCGTCCAGCTGCGCACGAATGCACACGGCGAAAGCTCGGGGGCGGTCCTCGACTGCATGAATTACGGCTTGCCGACGATCGTCAACGCCAACGGCTCGATGGCCGAATTCCCGCCGGACGCGGTGTGGCGCCTGCCGGACGAGTTCCAGGTCGGTGAACTGGGATCGGCCCTGCAAGCCTTGCGCCGCGACCCCGCATTGCGCCGCGCCTTCGGCGAGCGCGCGGTCGCCTACCTCGACGCCGGCATGCGCCCCGCGCAGTGCGCGCGCCTGTATCGCGATACGCTCGCGCGCGCGCGCGCCGCCGCGGATGCCCAACGCCAGGCCTGGTTGTCGGCCCAGGCCGCGGCCGGGCCGGCGGACGAGGATGCGCTACGCCGCCTCGCGCAACGCCTCGCGCAAGCGTCCGCACGGCCGGGCCGGCGCCAGCTGCTGGTCGACGTCAGCGATTGGAACGATGGCGGCACGCCGGATGCGCTGGCGCGGGCGCAGTTGCTCGAGCTGCTTGGGCAGGCGAGCCAGGCGGGCGTGCGGGTCGAGCAGGTGTACCTGGACGGGATCGGCGAAAGCGCGCGCTACCGCTACGCGCGCAACGCGACCGCGCGTCTGCTGGGGCTGCGCTGGCCGCCGCAGGACGAGCCGCCGGTCGATGCCGTCGCCGGCGACGTGTTGTATGCCGCCGACGCCTTGTCGCCGGCGCTGCGGGCGGCGGCGCAGGCCGGGGTGCTGGCGGCGCTGCGTGCGCGCGGGATTGCGATCCACGTGCTGCTGCGTGCCGACGCCCTGGCCGGCGAAGACGTGGCGGCGCGGCTGCGCAGCGTCGCGGACTGCGCCGACCAACTCATCTGCGCTTCGGCTTCGCAGGCACAGGAAGTCGTTCGCTTGCTGTCGCAATCCGATGCGGCTGCGGCGATTCCTCGGCAGCTTGCCGGCATATAA
- a CDS encoding sulfurtransferase, with the protein MQTTPDQTALAGATSADHRYVNIAAYKFISFDDTEEMRPQFQALCTQLHLKGTILLTPEGINMFLSGLPADIEHYLSWLRSDPRFADIEVKYSYSNEQSHRRMLVRIKKEIITMRMPLIKPELGRAPSVEPATLKRWLDQGHDDAGKPVVMVDTRNDFEVDVGTFDNTVDYRIGKFTEFPAVIEQHKADFAGKTVVTFCTGGIRCEKAAIHMQNIGYDNVYQLEGGILKYFEDVGGDHYTGDCFVFDYRTALNPKLEPTETVQCFACRAVVTPRQQLDPAYVAGTSCPHCADKKTAAQ; encoded by the coding sequence ATGCAAACCACACCTGATCAAACGGCGCTGGCCGGCGCCACGAGTGCCGATCATCGCTACGTCAACATCGCCGCCTACAAATTCATTTCCTTCGACGATACCGAAGAGATGCGCCCGCAGTTCCAGGCGCTGTGCACGCAGCTGCATTTGAAGGGCACGATCCTGCTGACGCCGGAAGGCATCAACATGTTCCTGTCCGGGCTGCCCGCCGACATCGAGCACTACCTGTCCTGGCTGCGCAGCGATCCGCGCTTCGCCGACATCGAAGTCAAGTACAGCTATTCGAACGAACAGTCGCACCGGCGCATGCTGGTGCGCATCAAAAAAGAAATCATCACGATGCGCATGCCGCTGATCAAGCCCGAGCTAGGCCGCGCACCTTCCGTCGAGCCGGCTACGCTCAAGCGCTGGCTCGACCAGGGCCACGACGATGCCGGCAAGCCGGTCGTGATGGTCGACACGCGCAACGATTTCGAGGTCGACGTCGGCACCTTCGACAATACCGTCGACTACCGGATCGGCAAGTTCACGGAGTTCCCGGCCGTGATCGAGCAGCACAAGGCCGATTTCGCAGGCAAGACCGTGGTGACTTTCTGCACCGGCGGCATCCGCTGCGAAAAGGCGGCGATCCACATGCAGAACATCGGCTACGACAATGTCTACCAGCTCGAGGGCGGCATCCTGAAATACTTCGAGGACGTCGGCGGCGACCATTACACGGGCGACTGCTTCGTGTTCGACTACCGCACCGCGCTCAATCCCAAGCTCGAGCCGACCGAAACCGTCCAGTGTTTCGCTTGCCGCGCCGTGGTGACGCCGCGCCAGCAGCTGGATCCGGCCTATGTGGCCGGCACATCCTGTCCGCACTGCGCGGACAAGAAGACGGCGGCGCAATGA